From a single Porites lutea chromosome 10, jaPorLute2.1, whole genome shotgun sequence genomic region:
- the LOC140950392 gene encoding BOS complex subunit NOMO3-like gives MDMFSIQIALYFLSLAFSHRFLARADDVVGCGGFVQSEVEINYSLVQMKLLTKQGIIKSQTECAPNNGYFLIPLYDKGTFVLKIEPPVGWSFDPSSVELNIDGSTDKCSKGEDINFIFTGFTLSGKVISKGREIGPAGVEISLHVTSGDKERKTVTTDGGFFSFARVMPGKYQVKASHASWSFENAETEVVVKSGNVNVVDKMIVSGYDVKGHVLSDGEPIQDVGFLLFSKTVTQKNLPGCEEIPSDVIENIRKKTDIDTPLCRVKSGVDGLFVFPSVPSGEYTLVPYYQGELITFDVVPSKLTFSVNYKSVVLKTPFQVHGFSVTGHILTPEGQGIGDVSISAGEGLTATTTAEGVYVLNNVTAGGYTIQANKENYFFNPIKVQVTPNTPRLPVISPFAYHLCGKLKFDVFPPGVTQLKGRKMILQTEGASIATRSMSTSVDANGAFCFKVAAGVHSIQPIITLQEVNAGLALTPKEQVVTVTSGPVLGITFSQFRATVTGSVKCIGGSCAGVSVSLQSVSNPSLPKLDTKVSGGSFVFKDVFPGHYKATVLEESWCWQNETLELQVSETDTSDLQFVQSGYILKCILSHNITLFFSQGSGKDNKDFFDLQKGTNTFCLKEPGVYNLIPRSCHQFDQEVFIYNTSAPSVLTLTAVKHLLSGVIKTLTETNDITVNIRSLKSKEVTTIGPLKLETQKQEQGGDPSKRKQKDVKQELLYNFSHWGRRGEEFEVNPTSSELLFYPPSRVVTVSDDCPAAWAEFEGRQGVFIEGQVTPPLSGVEIVISSAGDRAMPNIKVQTDNKGKYRVGPLHGGIEYSLTASKAGYALSPLTEKKGDFQALKLGRIDIQVTDENDQPLPAVLLSLSASQFRSNNFSLENGTMVFANLGPGQYFFRPMLKEYVFSPASQVIDVGEGSTVQLQVKGKRVAFSCFGFVSSLNGEPEKGIAVEAIGLESCESFQEETVSDDEGQYRLRGLQPGCIYRVRVKTGDSNPHIERASPSFIDIQVSGSDLRNVNMIAFRHVNQFEITGNVFTDRQFLSTLKVTLSPENNPDTPMFTTPVGVSSYFQFPPIPNDGMVYIVRLVSSLSTVNYQYTRPESTVTATGVRAHVPFNFEPQPRKAEPEPSQGSFLTLPLLVVLILLVVNHNKVIPVLQQVPQMIQGVSTDQMQAQLEDSLRNKKKSQPTRRR, from the exons ATGGACATGTTTTCCATCCAGATAGCCCTGTACTTTCTTTCTTTAGCCTTTAGTCATCGATTCTTGGCACGAGCTGATGATGTGGTTGGTTGTGGTGGTTTTGTGCAGTCTGAAGTTGAAATCAACTACTCCCTCGTGCAG ATGAAGCTGCTTACCAAGCAAGGTATAATCAAGTCTCAGACCGAATGTGCCCCAAATAATGGATACTTCCTTATTCCACTTTATGATAAG GGGACATTTGTTCTAAAGATTGAACCCCCAGTTGGATGGAGTTTTG aTCCAAGCAGTGTTGAGTTGAACATTGATGGTAGCACAGACAAGTGCAGCAAAGGAGAAGAcatcaactttatttttactggGTTCACGCTGTCTGGAAAG GTAATCAGTAAAGGAAGAGAAATTGGCCCAGCAGGAGTAGAAATTTCTCTTCATGTAACTTCAG GTGACAAGGAAAGAAAGACTGTTACAACTGATGGAGGATT TTTCAGTTTTGCCCGTGTCATGCCTGGAAAATACCAAGTGAAAGCCTCTCATGCCTCTTGGAGTTTTGAAAAT GCTGAAACAGAAGTTGTAGTGAAGTCTGGCAATGTCAATGTTGTTGACAAGATGATAGTCTCAGGGTATGATGTCAAG GGCCATGTTTTAAGTGATGGTGAACCTATCCAAGATGTGGGCTTCCTGTTGTTTTCCAAAACCGTCACTCAGAAG AACTTGCCAGGTTGTGAAGAAATTCCCAGTGATGTAATAGAAAACATCAGGAAGAAAACAGACATTGATACACCCTTGTGTCGCGTCAAGTCAGGAGTGGATGGATTGTTTGTATTTCCAAGCGTACCAAGTGGCGAGTACACATTG GTTCCATATTATCAAGGGGAGCTTATTACATTTGATGTGGTTCCTTCCAAACTGACATTTTCGGTCAATTACAAAAGTGTTGTACTCAAG ACTCCTTTTCAAGTCCATGGATTTTCAGTCACTGGCCATATTCTTACACCTGAG GGCCAAGGTATTGGAGATGTCAGCATTTCTGCAGGGGAGGGATTGACTGCGACAACAACTGCAGAAGGTGTTTATGTGTTAAACAACGTCACAGCTGGAGGATACACAATTCAG gcaaATAAAGAGAACTACTTCTTCAATCCAATAAAAGTCCAAGTTACTCCTAATACTCCCAGACTGCCAGTCATCTCACCTTTTGC GTACCACTTATGTGGAAAACTTAAGTTCGATGTGTTTCCACCAGGAGTTACTCAg TTAAAGGGTCGCAAGATGATTCTGCAGACAGAGGGAGCATCAATAGCAACACGATCAATGTCGACTTCAGTTGATGCAAACGGTGCCTTTTGCTTTAAAGTTGCAGCGGGAGTTCATTCCATTCAG CCTATAATAACATTACAAGAAGTCAATGCGGGTCTGGCGTTAACACCTAAAGAGCAAGTAGTAACAGTGACTTCCGGTCCCGTGCTTGGCATAACCTTCTCACAGTTTAGGGCTACCGTTACAGGAAGTGTCAAGTGTATTG gCGGGTCGTGTGCCGGTGTCTCTGTGTCACTTCAATCAGTGTCTAATCCAAGTTTACCAAAACTAGACACCAAG GTTTCTGGTGGTTCCTTCGTCTTCAAAGATGTTTTCCCTGGACATTATAAAG CAACGGTCCTGGAAGAGTCCTGGTGCTGGCAAAACGAAACTCTAGAGCTCCAAGTCTCAGAAACAGATACCAGTGATCTACAGTTCGTCCAGTCAGGATATATACTGAAATGTATCCTGTCACACAACATCACATTG TTCTTCTCGCAGGGATCTGGTAAGGACAACAAGGACTTCTTCGACCTTCAAAAAGGCACCAATACATTTTGTTTGAAAGAACCAG GTGTATACAATCTCATCCCTCGTTCATGTCACCAGTTTGATCAAGAAGTATTTATCTACAACAC cTCGGCCCCATCAGTTCTTACACTGACTGCTGTAAAACATTTGCTGTCTGGAGTTATCAAGACCCTGACTGAAACAAACGACATCACAGTTAACATCAG GTCCCTAAAGTCTAAGGAAGTGACAACTATTGGACCATTAAAATTGGAAACACAGAAACAGGAACAAGGAGGAGATCCAAGCAAAAGGAAACAGAAAGATGTGAAACAGGAGCTGCTCTACAACTTTTCACACTGGGGAAG gcgTGGTGAGGAATTTGAAGTCAATCCTACCTCGTCTGAGCTTTTGTTTTATCCTCCAAGTAGAGTTGTAACCGTTTCCG ATGATTGTCCAGCGGCATGGGCCGAGTTTGAAGGACGTCAGGGAGTGTTTATTGAAGGACAAGTCACCCCACCCCTGAGCGGTGTTGAAATTGTTATTTCATCAGCAGGCGATAGAGCTATGCCGAACATAAAAGTTCAAACGGataataaaggaaaatataG AGTGGGTCCCCTTCATGGTGGCATTGAATATTCTTTG ACCGCAAGTAAAGCAGGCTATGCTCTCAGTCCTCTGACCGAGAAAAAGGGAGATTTTCAAGCTTTAAAACTGGGAAGAATTGACATACAG GTTACAGATGAGAATGATCAGCCCTTACCAGCAGTCCTATTGTCTCTAAGTGCCAGTCAGTTCCGAAGTAACAATTTTTCATTGGAAAATGGCACCATGGTTTTTGCTAACTTG GGTCCTGGCCAGTATTTTTTCCGACCGATGCTGAAAGAGTATGTCTTCTCGCCTGCTTCACAG GTGATTGATGTGGGTGAAGGTTCCACCGTCCAGCTGCAAGTGAAAGGAAAACGCGTCGCCTTTAG CTGCTTTGGTTTTGTGTCATCGCTAAACGGCGAACCAGAAAAAGGCATAGCTGTCGAG GCCATTGGACTGGAAAGCTGCGAATCCTTTCAAGAAGAAACAGTGTCAGACGACGAGGGACAATATCGGTTACGAGGCCTTCAG CCTGGCTGCATCTATAGAGTCCGAGTGAAGACTGGGGATAGTAATCCACACATTGAAAGAGCCTCGCCGTCGTTTATCGACATACAG GTGTCTGGGTCCGACCTGagaaatgtaaacatgatcGCCTTTCGTCACGTCAATCAATTTGAGATTACGGGAAATGTTTTTACTGACAGGCAATTTCTTTCAACACTAAAG GTTACTCTTTCCCCAGAAAACAACCCGGACACCCCGATGTTCACCACACCCGTGGGTGTGTCCAGTTATTTCCAGTTCCCCCCTATCCCAAATGACGGCATGGTTTACATTGTTCGCTTGGTTTCGTCTCTGTCAACCGTGAACTACCAGTACACTCGGCCCGAGTCCACTGTCACTGCTACAGGAGTCCGCGCCCATGTTCCGTTTAACTTCGAGCCCCAG ccACGTAAAGCTGAACCGGAACCCTCCCAAGGATCTTTCCTCACCTTACCCCTGCTTGTCGTTCTCATTTTACTAGTGGTGAATCATAATAAG GTTATTCCTGTTCTTCAGCAAGTGCCCCAAATGATACAAGGAGTTTCTACTGATCAAATGCAAGCTCAACTTGAGGACTCTctaagaaacaagaagaaatctCAACCAACACGAAGGAGATAG